Genomic segment of Candidatus Eisenbacteria bacterium:
AGTACGTGAAACGCCTCGCCGATCAGTCGCGCCTTCCGCCCGAGCGCCTTGGGCGCCGCACGCTCATGCTCGGCCACACGGCGGACCACGCGCCTCTGTCGCTCGCCGTGCGAGGCCGTAACGTGCTCATTGCCGGGGAGCCGCGGTCGGGCAAGTCGTGGGTCGCCGGGTTGCTCGCGGAGCAGTTGATCCTCCAACGCTACGCCGTGTTCGTGATCGATCCGGAAGGCGACTATCAGACGCTCAACCGTCTGCCGGGCGTGGTGCTGATCGACGCCGCGGATTCCCAGCCGCACGCGGGTGACATCGCGCGAGCGCTCCACCACGCCGACATGAGCCTGGTGCTCGACCTCTCGCATCTTGCGGCCGGAGCGAAGCGTGAGTTCGTCAAAGCGACCCTGCATCGACTGCGCGAACATCGGCGCGAGTCGGGGCTGCCCCATCGAATTGTCGTGGACGAGGCGCACTACTTTCTGCACGATCCTGATGTCATGGAGCTGCTCGACCTCGAGCTCGCGGGCTACACGTTCGTCACCCATCGCGCATCTCGCCTGCACGCAGCGGTGCTGGCGTCCGCCGCAGCCACCGTGGTGACACGCGAGACCGACCCGCAGGAGATTCGCGCGCTGGCCGATCTGCTCGGTGAGGCTCCGGAGGCGGAATGGTCGACGGTCTTCGCCGATCTCTCGCTCGAAGAGGCGGTGCTCCTGCCGGGCGCAGAGGAAGCCGGAGGTCGGCTCGTGCGATTTCGCGTCGCGCCTCGTCTCACTCCGCACGTGCGCCATCGGCACAAGTACCTGGACATGCCAGTCCCCACCCGCCAGGCGTTCGTATTCACACACGCGGACGTGCCGACCGGAGCGCG
This window contains:
- a CDS encoding HAD family hydrolase, with the protein product MKFGVLALDYDGTISTANGIHPAVRDAIAALRDRRIAVLLVTGRIIQDLRTQVGDLRQFDAIVGENGAVLLFPESGRSQLLGPAPDPHFLAELTSAGIAITAGECVVEAEADAAGRILDIIRRLSLPLVIHFNRGRLMVLPQAVTKGTGLKEALAAMRLSPHNAVAIGDAENDHQMLEVVELGAAVSWGSPALIAAADDVVEGTGPPALVEYVKRLADQSRLPPERLGRRTLMLGHTADHAPLSLAVRGRNVLIAGEPRSGKSWVAGLLAEQLILQRYAVFVIDPEGDYQTLNRLPGVVLIDAADSQPHAGDIARALHHADMSLVLDLSHLAAGAKREFVKATLHRLREHRRESGLPHRIVVDEAHYFLHDPDVMELLDLELAGYTFVTHRASRLHAAVLASAAATVVTRETDPQEIRALADLLGEAPEAEWSTVFADLSLEEAVLLPGAEEAGGRLVRFRVAPRLTPHVRHRHKYLDMPVPTRQAFVFTHADVPTGARAHSLLEFVTIAARSPAVVEDHLRRGDVSVWIDRVFGDQELAALIRELEGDLRIVARPEVTAELTTMIRERYAVDQRT